The following coding sequences lie in one Longimicrobiaceae bacterium genomic window:
- a CDS encoding alkaline phosphatase family protein, whose protein sequence is MKRLRSTLALTAAALLAVRAPSAAQTHRASAPPAATKPMLVVFITVDQMRPDYFTRWTSQLTGGLGRLYRGGAVFTNGFQDHAVTETAPGHASTLSGRFPASTGIVMNNAGVLDSAAPLIGGHGLPASPRRFRGTTLIDWMRSADARSRALSVSRKDRAAILPLGRAKQSVFWYAFDGRFTTSTYYADTLPAWVRRFNARRIPQSWAGKQWTTLLPASAYAEPDTVQVESGAPIMGGRHEPAFPHQIPSNPDSAAKYFPEFPMMDQATLDLALRGLREMRLGRGPQTDLLAVSLSTTDAVGHRFGPDSREIHDQILRLDRMLGVFLDSVYAGRDASRVIVALTADHGATSFPEVANPAEAASWHVVSEPVVRRAQAGLAARGLDTAAFSLQDGMLFVDHAAFSRAGVNADSAVDALAGEVRALTGVQRVDRLADLRRAANDADTIGRRWVHMIPRDVPVDLVVTLLPGRVWGRRLYAQHGSPHDDDAHVPILFYGSAFRFYGSAFRPGRHDGFVRVADIAPTLARAIGVAPTEPLDGHVLEDAFR, encoded by the coding sequence ATGAAACGCCTTCGCTCCACCCTCGCCCTCACCGCCGCGGCGTTGCTCGCCGTCCGCGCTCCGTCTGCCGCGCAGACGCATCGCGCGTCCGCACCGCCCGCAGCGACGAAGCCGATGCTGGTCGTGTTCATCACGGTGGACCAGATGCGGCCGGACTACTTCACGCGGTGGACGAGCCAGCTCACGGGCGGGCTGGGCAGGCTGTACCGCGGCGGCGCGGTGTTCACGAACGGCTTCCAGGACCACGCGGTGACGGAGACGGCGCCGGGGCACGCGTCCACGCTCTCCGGCCGGTTCCCGGCGAGCACCGGCATCGTGATGAACAACGCGGGCGTGCTGGACAGCGCGGCGCCGCTCATCGGCGGGCACGGGCTGCCGGCGTCGCCGCGGCGCTTCCGCGGCACCACGCTCATCGACTGGATGCGCTCGGCGGACGCCCGCAGCCGCGCGCTCTCCGTCTCACGGAAGGACCGCGCCGCCATCCTGCCCCTCGGCCGCGCGAAGCAGAGCGTGTTCTGGTACGCGTTCGACGGGCGCTTCACCACCAGCACGTACTACGCGGACACGCTGCCGGCGTGGGTCCGCCGCTTCAACGCCCGCCGCATCCCGCAGAGCTGGGCCGGCAAGCAGTGGACGACGTTGCTGCCCGCCTCGGCGTACGCGGAGCCGGACACGGTTCAGGTGGAGAGCGGCGCGCCGATCATGGGCGGCCGGCACGAGCCGGCGTTTCCGCACCAGATTCCGTCGAACCCCGACTCGGCGGCGAAGTACTTCCCGGAGTTCCCGATGATGGACCAGGCGACGCTGGACCTGGCGCTGCGCGGGCTTCGGGAGATGCGTCTGGGCCGCGGGCCGCAGACGGACCTGCTCGCCGTCTCGCTCTCCACCACGGATGCGGTCGGCCACCGCTTTGGCCCGGACTCGCGCGAGATCCACGATCAGATCCTGCGGCTGGACCGGATGCTGGGCGTCTTCCTGGACTCGGTGTACGCCGGCCGCGACGCGTCGCGCGTAATCGTGGCGCTGACGGCGGACCACGGCGCGACCTCGTTCCCCGAGGTCGCCAACCCGGCGGAGGCGGCGAGCTGGCACGTCGTGAGCGAGCCGGTCGTCCGGCGCGCGCAGGCGGGGCTCGCCGCGCGAGGGCTGGACACCGCGGCGTTCTCGCTCCAGGACGGCATGCTGTTCGTGGATCACGCCGCCTTCTCGCGGGCGGGCGTGAACGCGGACTCGGCCGTGGACGCGCTGGCTGGCGAGGTGCGGGCGCTCACGGGGGTGCAGCGCGTAGACCGGCTGGCAGACCTGCGCCGCGCGGCGAACGACGCGGACACCATCGGGCGGCGATGGGTGCACATGATCCCGCGCGACGTGCCGGTGGATCTCGTCGTGACGCTGCTGCCCGGCCGCGTGTGGGGCCGCCGCCTGTACGCGCAGCACGGTTCGCCGCACGACGACGACGCGCACGTGCCCATCCTCTTCTACGGCAGCGCCTTCCGCTTCTACGGCAGCGCCTTCCGCCCCGGCCGCCACGACGGGTTCGTGCGCGTGGCCGACATCGCACCCACGCTGGCCCGCGCCATCGGTGTCGCGCCCACCGAACCGCTGGACGGCCACGTGCTGGAAGACGCCTTCCGCTGA